The Artemia franciscana chromosome 18, ASM3288406v1, whole genome shotgun sequence genome includes a window with the following:
- the LOC136038956 gene encoding uncharacterized protein LOC136038956 isoform X2 — MPQDVYIIPPKVESPPSNDVYIIPPKNSPNQEIIRDNQQGRFFFNTGQVFGNLRPSLQNLADSQRQFKCGLMTFFGMGRICPLFFGQGTAPPPGIAPFGGVFQPVQNFIQNPFGGGGGGVLPPTGGGGGAGILPPSPPPSGGGVFPPSPPPSSGGSPSLQGPFYPGGDGVASPISSDSTDAIVVNNPQLNNRQTSRPTISARQWMQMFQGVGRVIQMLQQPS, encoded by the coding sequence ATGCCTCAAGATGTCTACATTATACCACCCAAAGTGGAAAGTCCCCCTTCTAATGATGTCTATATCATACCCCCGAAAAACTCTCCAAATCAGGAGATTATTAGGGACAATCAacaaggaagatttttttttaatacaggaCAAGTTTTTGGAAATTTAAGACCTTCGTTACAAAACCTTGCTGACAGCCAAAGACAATTCAAATGTGGATTGATGACCTTCTTCGGTATGGGAAGAATTTGCCCCCTTTTCTTTGGTCAAGGCACAGCTCCACCTCCTGGTATTGCTCCTTTTGGTGGTGTGTTCCAACCTGTAcagaattttatccaaaatccTTTCGGAGGAGGAGGTGGAGGAGTTCTTCCACCaacaggtggaggaggaggtGCAGGCATTCTCCCACCAAGCCCCCCTCCTTCTGGTGGAGGAGTTTTCCCACCAAGCCCCCCTCCTTCCAGTGGAGGTTCACCGAGTTTACAAGGACCGTTTTATCCAGGAGGTGACGGGGTGGCATCCCCCATTTCCTCAGACAGCACCGATGCCATTGTCGTAAATAATCCACAATTAAATAATCGTCAAACAAGTAGGCCTACCATCAGTGCTCGTCAGTGGATGCAAATGTTTCAAGGTGTGGGAAGGGTTATTCAAATGCTCCAACAGCCCAGCTAG
- the LOC136038956 gene encoding uncharacterized protein LOC136038956 isoform X1 yields MRVHIQLLLSVFLVTISNSSPMPQDVYIIPPKVESPPSNDVYIIPPKNSPNQEIIRDNQQGRFFFNTGQVFGNLRPSLQNLADSQRQFKCGLMTFFGMGRICPLFFGQGTAPPPGIAPFGGVFQPVQNFIQNPFGGGGGGVLPPTGGGGGAGILPPSPPPSGGGVFPPSPPPSSGGSPSLQGPFYPGGDGVASPISSDSTDAIVVNNPQLNNRQTSRPTISARQWMQMFQGVGRVIQMLQQPS; encoded by the exons ATGCGAGTTCACATTCAG ttacTTCTCAGTGTCTTCCTGGTTACCATATCAAATTCAAGTCCTATGCCTCAAGATGTCTACATTATACCACCCAAAGTGGAAAGTCCCCCTTCTAATGATGTCTATATCATACCCCCGAAAAACTCTCCAAATCAGGAGATTATTAGGGACAATCAacaaggaagatttttttttaatacaggaCAAGTTTTTGGAAATTTAAGACCTTCGTTACAAAACCTTGCTGACAGCCAAAGACAATTCAAATGTGGATTGATGACCTTCTTCGGTATGGGAAGAATTTGCCCCCTTTTCTTTGGTCAAGGCACAGCTCCACCTCCTGGTATTGCTCCTTTTGGTGGTGTGTTCCAACCTGTAcagaattttatccaaaatccTTTCGGAGGAGGAGGTGGAGGAGTTCTTCCACCaacaggtggaggaggaggtGCAGGCATTCTCCCACCAAGCCCCCCTCCTTCTGGTGGAGGAGTTTTCCCACCAAGCCCCCCTCCTTCCAGTGGAGGTTCACCGAGTTTACAAGGACCGTTTTATCCAGGAGGTGACGGGGTGGCATCCCCCATTTCCTCAGACAGCACCGATGCCATTGTCGTAAATAATCCACAATTAAATAATCGTCAAACAAGTAGGCCTACCATCAGTGCTCGTCAGTGGATGCAAATGTTTCAAGGTGTGGGAAGGGTTATTCAAATGCTCCAACAGCCCAGCTAG